The Serratia rhizosphaerae genome has a segment encoding these proteins:
- the kbl gene encoding glycine C-acetyltransferase, whose translation MSASFYQQLEQQLAATRAEGLFKQERIITSAQQADIAVADGSHVINFCANNYLGLANHPALIEAAKAGMDSHGFGMASVRFICGTQDSHKQLEQKLADFLGMEDAILYSSCFDANGGLFETLLGPEDAIISDALNHASIIDGVRLCKAKRYRYANNDMSELEAQLKQAKADGARHILIATDGVFSMDGVIANLKGVCDLADEYQALVMVDDSHAVGFVGANGRGTHEYCEVMGRVDIITGTLGKALGGASGGYTAGKKELVEWLRQRSRPYLFSNSLAPAIVSASIKVLELLEEGDALRDRLWSNARLFREKMTAAGFTLAGADHAIIPVMLGDAKLAQDFANALLKEGIYVTGFFYPVVPKNQARIRTQMSADHSPEQIERAVEAFTRIGKDLGVIA comes from the coding sequence ATGTCTGCGTCGTTTTATCAGCAGTTGGAACAACAACTTGCCGCCACCCGTGCCGAAGGTTTGTTTAAGCAGGAACGTATTATCACCTCCGCGCAACAGGCCGATATCGCCGTGGCGGACGGCAGCCACGTTATCAATTTCTGCGCCAACAACTACCTTGGTTTGGCGAACCATCCTGCGTTGATCGAGGCCGCGAAAGCCGGCATGGACAGCCACGGCTTCGGTATGGCGTCGGTGCGCTTTATCTGCGGCACGCAAGACAGCCATAAGCAGCTGGAACAGAAGCTGGCTGACTTCCTCGGTATGGAAGATGCCATTCTTTACTCTTCCTGCTTTGATGCCAACGGCGGCCTGTTTGAAACCCTGCTGGGGCCGGAAGACGCCATTATTTCCGATGCCTTGAACCACGCTTCTATCATCGACGGCGTGCGCCTGTGTAAAGCCAAACGCTACCGCTATGCCAACAACGATATGAGCGAACTGGAAGCGCAGCTGAAGCAGGCGAAGGCCGACGGTGCGCGTCATATTCTGATCGCCACCGACGGCGTGTTCTCGATGGACGGCGTGATTGCCAACCTGAAAGGCGTGTGCGACCTGGCGGATGAATATCAGGCGCTGGTAATGGTGGACGACTCTCACGCGGTAGGCTTTGTCGGTGCCAATGGCCGCGGCACGCACGAGTATTGCGAGGTGATGGGGCGCGTCGACATTATCACCGGCACCCTGGGTAAAGCGCTGGGCGGCGCTTCCGGCGGCTACACCGCGGGGAAAAAAGAGCTGGTGGAGTGGCTGCGTCAGCGCTCGCGCCCGTACCTGTTCTCCAACTCGCTGGCGCCGGCGATCGTTTCCGCGTCGATTAAAGTGCTGGAACTGCTGGAAGAGGGCGATGCGCTGCGCGACCGCCTGTGGAGCAACGCCCGTCTGTTCCGCGAAAAAATGACCGCAGCCGGTTTTACCCTGGCCGGCGCCGATCACGCCATCATCCCGGTGATGCTGGGAGATGCGAAACTGGCGCAGGATTTCGCCAATGCGCTGCTCAAGGAAGGCATTTACGTAACAGGTTTCTTCTATCCGGTGGTGCCGAAAAATCAGGCGCGCATCCGTACCCAAATGTCCGCCGACCATTCACCGGAGCAAATTGAACGCGCCGTTGAGGCATTTACGCGTATCGGCAAAGATCTTGGCGTTATTGCATAA
- the tdh gene encoding L-threonine 3-dehydrogenase, whose amino-acid sequence MKALSKLKAEEGIWMTDVPQPELGHNDVMIKIRKTAICGTDVHIYNWDEWSQNTIPVPMVVGHEYVGEVVAIGQEVKGFNIGDRVSGEGHITCGHCRNCRGGRTHLCRNTVGVGVNRPGSFAEYLVIPAFNAFKIPDNISDELASIFDPFGNAVHTALSFDLVGEDVLVSGAGPIGIMAAAVCKHVGARNVVITDVNEYRLELARKMGVTRAVNVSQENLSDVMNELGMTEGFDVGLEMSGAPPAFRTLLNAMNHGGRIAMLGIPPSDMSIDWNQVIFKGLFIKGIYGREMFETWYKMAALIQSGLDLTPIITHRFSIDEFQQGFDAMRSGQSGKVVLSWD is encoded by the coding sequence ATGAAAGCACTGTCTAAACTGAAAGCGGAAGAAGGGATTTGGATGACCGATGTGCCACAGCCGGAGCTGGGGCATAACGACGTCATGATCAAAATTCGCAAAACCGCGATCTGCGGCACCGATGTGCATATCTATAACTGGGATGAGTGGTCACAGAACACCATTCCGGTACCGATGGTGGTTGGCCACGAATACGTGGGCGAAGTGGTGGCGATTGGCCAGGAAGTGAAAGGCTTTAATATCGGCGATCGCGTATCCGGCGAAGGACATATCACCTGCGGCCACTGCCGCAACTGCCGCGGCGGCCGTACGCACCTGTGCCGCAACACCGTGGGCGTGGGCGTCAACCGCCCCGGCTCGTTTGCCGAATATCTGGTGATCCCGGCGTTTAACGCCTTCAAGATCCCGGACAATATCTCCGATGAGCTGGCGTCAATTTTCGACCCGTTCGGCAATGCCGTGCATACCGCGCTCTCGTTCGATCTGGTGGGCGAGGACGTGCTGGTGTCCGGCGCCGGGCCGATCGGCATTATGGCGGCGGCGGTGTGTAAGCACGTGGGCGCCCGCAACGTGGTGATTACCGACGTGAATGAATATCGCCTGGAGCTGGCGCGCAAGATGGGCGTTACCCGCGCGGTGAACGTCAGTCAGGAAAACCTGAGCGACGTGATGAACGAGCTGGGTATGACCGAAGGGTTTGATGTCGGCCTGGAGATGTCCGGCGCGCCGCCGGCCTTCCGCACGCTGCTGAACGCCATGAATCACGGCGGCCGCATCGCCATGCTGGGGATCCCGCCTTCCGATATGTCGATCGATTGGAATCAGGTGATTTTCAAGGGGTTATTTATTAAAGGTATTTACGGCCGTGAAATGTTTGAAACCTGGTATAAGATGGCCGCGCTGATCCAGTCCGGGCTGGATTTGACGCCGATCATTACCCACCGTTTCTCGATTGACGAATTCCAGCAGGGCTTCGACGCCATGCGTTCCGGGCAATCCGGGAAAGTGGTGCTGAGCTGGGATTGA
- the rfaD gene encoding ADP-glyceromanno-heptose 6-epimerase, with translation MIIVTGGAGMIGSNIVKALNDKGYRDILVIDNLKDGTKFINLVDLDIADYMDKEDFIASIVAGDDFGDVEAVFHEGACSATTEWDGKYMMDNNYQYSKDLLHYCLDRQIPFLYASSAATYGGRSENFIEERQYEQPLNVYGYSKFLFDQYVREILPEADSQICGFRYFNVYGPREGHKGSMASVAFHLNGQIGRGENPKLFAGSENFKRDFIYVGDVAAVNLWFWQNGVSGIFNCGTGRAETFQAVADAVVDFHQKGAVEYIEFPEKLKGRYQAYTQADLTNLRAAGYNAPFKTVAEGVKEYMAWLNRTA, from the coding sequence ATGATTATCGTCACTGGCGGCGCCGGCATGATCGGCAGCAACATCGTTAAGGCACTGAATGACAAAGGGTATCGTGACATTCTGGTTATCGATAACCTGAAAGACGGCACCAAATTCATCAATCTGGTCGATCTTGATATTGCCGACTATATGGATAAAGAAGATTTTATCGCCAGCATCGTCGCCGGCGACGACTTCGGCGATGTTGAGGCGGTGTTCCATGAAGGCGCCTGCTCCGCCACCACCGAGTGGGACGGCAAGTACATGATGGATAACAACTATCAGTACTCCAAAGATCTGCTGCACTACTGCCTGGATCGCCAGATTCCTTTCCTGTACGCCTCTTCCGCCGCCACCTACGGCGGCCGCAGTGAAAACTTTATCGAAGAGCGTCAGTACGAGCAGCCGCTGAACGTTTACGGCTACTCCAAATTCCTGTTCGACCAGTACGTGCGTGAAATCCTGCCGGAAGCCGACTCCCAAATCTGCGGCTTCCGCTATTTCAACGTCTACGGCCCGCGTGAAGGCCACAAAGGCAGCATGGCGAGCGTGGCCTTCCACCTCAACGGCCAGATCGGCCGCGGCGAGAACCCGAAACTGTTCGCCGGCAGTGAAAACTTCAAGCGCGACTTCATCTACGTCGGCGACGTGGCGGCGGTCAACCTGTGGTTCTGGCAGAACGGCGTCTCCGGCATCTTCAACTGCGGCACCGGCCGGGCGGAAACCTTCCAGGCGGTGGCTGACGCGGTGGTGGACTTCCACCAGAAAGGCGCGGTGGAATACATTGAGTTCCCGGAAAAGTTGAAAGGCCGCTATCAGGCTTATACCCAGGCCGATCTGACCAATCTGCGCGCGGCGGGCTACAACGCACCGTTTAAAACCGTGGCCGAAGGCGTCAAAGAGTACATGGCCTGGCTCAACCGCACCGCTTAA
- the envC gene encoding murein hydrolase activator EnvC, which yields MREKAYFALSRVTRGAKAGSQLLPQRVAPRKLTTLCASVLYAGVLLLPLSGHAADDNKSQLKDIQQSIAEKEKAVKQQQQQRSSLQDKLKQQEKTIAQASRSLRSTQSTLNSLGKDISGLNASIAKLQKQQTQQQNILSKQLDAAFRQGQHSAVQLILSGEESQRSERILAYFGYLNDARQENIEELKQTRAELAQQKTTLVAKQKQQKSLLSEQQAQRQKLEQARSARKKTLSALESSLEKDQQRLSELRQNESRLRDKIARAEREARARAEREAREAARVREKVRKKEQQAKKTGTRYKPSESERSLMARTGGLGRPNGQAYWPVRGSTLHRFGEQLQGELRWKGVVIAAPEGSEVKAIADGRVLMADWLQGYGLVVVVEHGKGDMSLYGYNQSALVNVGAQVRAGQPIALVGTSGGQGTPSLYFEIRRQGQAVNPLPWLGR from the coding sequence ATGAGGGAGAAGGCGTATTTTGCACTATCAAGGGTAACCCGAGGCGCAAAAGCCGGCAGCCAGCTGCTGCCGCAACGCGTTGCACCACGGAAGTTGACCACACTGTGCGCCAGCGTGTTGTACGCTGGCGTCTTGCTGTTGCCGTTATCCGGCCATGCCGCCGACGACAACAAAAGCCAGCTTAAAGACATCCAGCAAAGCATCGCTGAGAAAGAAAAAGCGGTTAAACAACAGCAACAACAGCGCAGCAGCCTGCAGGACAAACTCAAGCAGCAGGAAAAAACCATTGCGCAGGCCAGCCGTTCCCTACGTAGCACCCAAAGTACGCTAAATTCTCTGGGCAAAGACATCTCCGGTCTTAACGCCTCTATCGCCAAGCTGCAAAAGCAGCAGACCCAACAGCAAAATATCCTGTCCAAACAGCTGGACGCCGCATTCCGTCAAGGGCAGCACAGCGCCGTACAGCTGATCCTGAGCGGTGAAGAGAGCCAGCGCAGCGAGCGCATCCTGGCTTACTTCGGCTATCTGAACGATGCGCGTCAGGAAAATATCGAAGAGCTGAAGCAAACCCGCGCGGAGCTGGCGCAGCAAAAAACCACGCTGGTCGCCAAGCAAAAGCAGCAAAAGTCCCTGCTGAGCGAACAGCAGGCCCAACGGCAGAAACTGGAGCAGGCGCGCAGCGCGCGTAAGAAAACCCTGAGCGCACTGGAAAGCTCGCTGGAAAAAGATCAGCAGCGCCTGAGCGAACTGCGTCAGAACGAAAGCCGCCTGCGTGACAAGATCGCCCGCGCCGAACGCGAAGCCCGCGCCCGCGCCGAGCGTGAAGCGCGTGAGGCCGCCCGCGTACGCGAGAAAGTGCGCAAGAAAGAGCAGCAGGCGAAGAAAACCGGCACTCGCTATAAGCCTAGCGAAAGCGAACGCTCCCTGATGGCGCGTACCGGCGGCCTGGGACGTCCGAACGGGCAGGCCTACTGGCCGGTGCGCGGCAGCACCCTGCATCGCTTCGGCGAACAGCTGCAGGGCGAGTTACGCTGGAAAGGGGTGGTCATCGCCGCGCCGGAAGGCAGTGAAGTCAAGGCGATCGCCGACGGTCGCGTACTGATGGCCGACTGGCTGCAAGGCTATGGCTTGGTAGTCGTGGTCGAGCACGGTAAGGGTGATATGAGCCTGTACGGCTATAACCAGAGCGCGTTGGTGAACGTGGGTGCGCAGGTGCGCGCCGGCCAGCCTATCGCCTTGGTGGGTACCAGCGGGGGTCAGGGAACGCCGTCGCTCTATTTCGAAATTCGTCGCCAGGGTCAGGCCGTTAACCCACTGCCGTGGTTGGGAAGATAG
- a CDS encoding glycosyltransferase family 4 protein yields the protein MFANRVINDRALKYPVFLRKSALLRKIEKQRADLVIFWDFVPNLARKIRNSKTIYYDHGCSWRFPLNAKTLGFFEKVDGCIAVSFASKRVLEERFKLTCPIEIVSNCVPPPTTISPKTVAPTTRVVLGTASRLVSLKGIGVSILTLNALRQKGIDAELYIAGKGPDEAKLRALVTKLGVEKYVHFLGFQQDLTSFFDRIDFYISSPVTEPFGLSCMEALYHAVPVIFPLIDGQPEVIPDGECGIGIAPTLTFEQYHALTDIDIDFPHRVFNTVTQKMAPPLALDPECCAQQIINIITQNRYLTLSNNAMHHANAEFDYTRFVKELERSFACFVN from the coding sequence TTGTTCGCCAACCGCGTCATCAACGATCGTGCTCTGAAGTATCCGGTATTCCTTCGCAAGTCCGCCTTACTGCGAAAAATCGAAAAACAGCGGGCCGACCTGGTGATCTTTTGGGATTTCGTCCCAAATCTGGCGCGCAAGATACGCAATAGCAAAACGATTTATTACGATCATGGCTGCTCTTGGCGTTTCCCGCTGAATGCGAAAACATTGGGGTTTTTCGAAAAAGTAGACGGCTGCATTGCTGTCAGTTTCGCATCCAAACGCGTATTAGAGGAACGTTTTAAGCTGACCTGCCCGATAGAAATCGTCAGCAACTGCGTGCCGCCACCCACCACTATCTCTCCCAAAACCGTGGCCCCGACAACGCGTGTGGTGTTAGGCACAGCTTCCCGTCTCGTATCACTGAAAGGTATCGGCGTTTCTATTCTGACACTCAATGCCCTGCGGCAAAAAGGTATTGATGCTGAATTGTACATTGCCGGAAAAGGGCCGGATGAAGCAAAGTTACGTGCACTAGTCACAAAACTGGGCGTTGAGAAATACGTTCATTTTCTGGGATTCCAACAGGATCTGACATCCTTCTTTGACCGTATCGATTTTTACATCAGCTCTCCGGTGACGGAACCTTTCGGGCTCTCCTGTATGGAAGCGTTATATCACGCCGTACCGGTGATTTTCCCGCTTATTGACGGGCAACCCGAAGTGATCCCCGACGGCGAATGCGGTATAGGCATTGCGCCAACCCTAACCTTTGAGCAATACCATGCGCTAACAGATATTGACATTGACTTCCCACACCGGGTCTTCAACACGGTAACCCAGAAAATGGCGCCGCCTTTAGCGTTGGATCCTGAATGTTGCGCACAACAAATTATCAACATCATTACACAGAACCGTTATCTGACGCTCAGTAATAACGCGATGCATCATGCTAATGCGGAATTTGACTATACTCGTTTCGTCAAAGAGTTAGAACGGAGTTTTGCATGCTTCGTAAATTAA
- the rfaF gene encoding ADP-heptose--LPS heptosyltransferase RfaF produces MKILVIGPSWVGDMMMSQSLYRTLKAEYPSAEIDVMAPAWCRPLLTRMPEVNQALAMPLGHGALAIGERRRLGHTLRANRYDRAYVLPNSFKSALVPFFAQVPLRCGWRGEMRYGLLNDIRVLDKAAFPLMVQRYAALAYDKQRIHSATDLPQPLLWPQLQVSDEEIAETTASFNLTDARPLIGFCPGAEFGPAKRWPHYHYARLAQMLIDQGYQIALFGSAKDHEAGEQIRTALADASRGHCINLAGETQLEQAVILLASCQAVVSNDSGLMHVAAALNKPLIALYGPSSPDFTPPLSDKAKVIRLISGYHKVRKGDADQGYHQSLIDIQPQQVLDALMPLLADSEE; encoded by the coding sequence ATGAAAATACTGGTTATCGGCCCTTCCTGGGTTGGCGATATGATGATGTCGCAAAGTCTTTACCGCACCCTGAAGGCCGAGTACCCGTCAGCAGAGATCGACGTCATGGCTCCGGCCTGGTGTCGGCCGCTGCTGACGCGGATGCCGGAAGTCAACCAGGCGCTGGCGATGCCTCTCGGACACGGCGCGCTGGCGATCGGCGAACGCCGCCGCCTTGGCCACACGCTGCGCGCCAATCGCTACGATCGCGCCTATGTACTGCCGAATTCGTTTAAATCCGCCCTGGTGCCGTTCTTTGCCCAGGTGCCGCTACGTTGCGGCTGGCGCGGCGAGATGCGCTACGGCCTGCTGAACGATATCCGCGTATTGGATAAAGCCGCTTTCCCGTTAATGGTCCAGCGCTATGCGGCGCTGGCCTATGATAAACAGCGCATTCACAGCGCCACAGATCTGCCGCAGCCGCTGTTATGGCCGCAGCTGCAGGTCAGCGATGAAGAGATAGCCGAGACTACCGCCTCCTTTAATCTGACCGACGCCCGTCCGTTGATTGGTTTCTGCCCCGGCGCGGAATTCGGCCCGGCCAAGCGCTGGCCGCATTACCATTACGCCCGGTTGGCACAGATGCTGATCGACCAGGGCTATCAGATCGCCCTGTTCGGCTCCGCCAAAGACCACGAGGCCGGCGAGCAGATCCGCACGGCCCTGGCGGACGCGTCACGCGGCCACTGTATCAACCTGGCCGGCGAAACCCAGCTGGAACAGGCGGTTATTCTATTGGCCTCCTGTCAGGCGGTGGTCAGCAATGACTCCGGTTTAATGCACGTTGCAGCGGCGTTGAACAAACCGCTGATAGCCTTATACGGGCCGAGCAGCCCGGACTTCACGCCGCCGCTGTCGGATAAAGCCAAGGTGATCCGCCTGATTAGCGGCTACCACAAGGTACGCAAAGGCGATGCCGACCAAGGCTATCATCAAAGCCTGATTGATATTCAGCCGCAACAGGTGTTAGACGCGTTAATGCCATTACTGGCCGACAGCGAGGAATAG
- a CDS encoding divergent polysaccharide deacetylase family protein, with protein sequence MRYLKTRSAVLVGSLLLAAAAQAGKLAIVIDDVGYRPHEENAVLQMPLPISVAVLPNAPHAHLMATRAHAQGREVLIHMPMEPLSKQPLERDTLRPSMSNDEVQRIIRNAVNNVPYAVGMNNHMGSAMTSSLPAMQKVMQALESYNLYFLDSMTIGNSQATRAAAGTGVKVIKRRVFLDDTASESDIRHQFNRAIALARRNGSTIAIGHPRPATVKVLKQMLATLPADIVLVRPSSLLNAPQGGSAMPPSKPPRPTQPKNPFNNGIKQCKVKAPKEQEKVHAGTALAVIGESIAQSPVVTFIKQHWPSWPRASEKQS encoded by the coding sequence TTGCGCTACCTCAAAACACGAAGCGCCGTACTGGTTGGTTCCCTGTTGCTGGCCGCAGCCGCGCAGGCTGGCAAACTGGCGATTGTGATCGATGACGTCGGCTACCGGCCTCATGAAGAAAACGCCGTGTTGCAAATGCCGCTGCCAATCTCGGTGGCGGTACTGCCCAATGCCCCCCATGCCCATCTGATGGCGACCCGCGCCCATGCGCAGGGCCGCGAGGTGCTGATCCATATGCCGATGGAGCCGCTCAGCAAACAGCCGCTGGAGCGCGATACCCTGCGGCCGTCCATGAGCAACGACGAGGTGCAGCGCATCATCCGCAATGCGGTGAACAACGTGCCGTATGCGGTAGGGATGAACAACCATATGGGCAGCGCCATGACCTCCAGCCTGCCGGCCATGCAGAAGGTGATGCAGGCGCTGGAAAGCTATAACCTGTACTTCCTCGACAGCATGACCATCGGCAACAGCCAGGCCACCCGCGCCGCAGCGGGTACCGGGGTCAAGGTGATCAAGCGGCGGGTATTCCTCGACGACACCGCCAGCGAAAGCGATATCCGCCACCAGTTCAACCGCGCCATTGCACTGGCGCGCCGTAACGGCTCCACCATCGCCATCGGCCACCCGCGTCCGGCCACGGTAAAAGTGCTCAAACAAATGCTGGCGACGCTGCCCGCCGATATCGTGCTGGTCAGGCCGAGTTCACTGCTGAACGCGCCGCAGGGCGGCAGCGCTATGCCGCCGAGCAAACCGCCGCGTCCGACACAGCCGAAAAACCCGTTCAACAACGGTATCAAGCAGTGCAAGGTGAAAGCGCCGAAGGAGCAGGAAAAAGTACATGCCGGCACGGCGCTGGCCGTGATTGGCGAAAGCATCGCCCAGTCGCCGGTGGTGACCTTTATCAAACAGCACTGGCCAAGCTGGCCGCGCGCGTCAGAGAAGCAGTCATAA
- a CDS encoding rhodanese-like domain-containing protein — protein MLQEIMPFVSKHPILSLAWIALLVAVIVMTFKSRFSKVKDITRGEATRLINKENAVVVDTRSREDFRKGHIANAINLTASEIKSGSLGELEKHKSQPIIVTCANGTTSRAPAESLSAAGFANVSTLKDGVAGWSGDNLPLVRGK, from the coding sequence ATGCTGCAAGAAATTATGCCATTCGTTAGCAAGCATCCCATACTGAGCCTGGCTTGGATCGCCCTGCTGGTTGCGGTGATTGTGATGACCTTCAAAAGCCGTTTCTCCAAGGTTAAAGATATCACTCGTGGCGAAGCTACCCGTCTGATTAACAAAGAAAATGCTGTGGTTGTCGACACCCGCAGCCGTGAAGATTTCCGCAAGGGGCACATTGCCAACGCCATCAACCTGACGGCGAGCGAAATCAAAAGCGGCAGCCTGGGAGAGCTGGAAAAACACAAATCCCAGCCTATTATCGTAACCTGCGCCAACGGCACCACATCGCGCGCGCCGGCGGAAAGCCTGAGCGCCGCCGGTTTCGCCAACGTCAGCACGCTGAAAGACGGCGTCGCCGGCTGGAGCGGCGATAATTTGCCGCTGGTGCGCGGTAAATAA
- the rfaC gene encoding lipopolysaccharide heptosyltransferase RfaC, whose product MQVLIVKTSSMGDVLHTLPALTDAMNAIPGIRFDWVVEEGFRQIPTWHPAVDRVIPVAIRRWRKNWFGSETRQQRCDFKRQLQERDYDVVIDAQGLIKSAALVTRVAKGSKHGQDCKSAREPFASWFYTHRHHIDKQQHAVERTRELFAKSLGYTKPDTDGDYAIAARFLTQPPADAGQYLVFLHATTRDEKHWPEENWRALISLVAPTGLRIKLPWGAEHEHQRALRLAEGFPHVEVLPKLSLEQVAQVLAGAKSVVSVDTGLSHLAAALDRPNITLFGPTDPGLIGGYGQNQIAKKSSNNMMSTISANDVFTLLQEPQP is encoded by the coding sequence ATGCAGGTGCTGATCGTCAAAACCTCATCCATGGGGGATGTACTGCATACGCTGCCGGCGCTGACGGATGCGATGAACGCCATCCCAGGTATTCGCTTCGACTGGGTGGTGGAAGAAGGTTTTCGCCAGATCCCCACCTGGCACCCGGCAGTGGATCGGGTGATTCCGGTCGCTATTCGCCGCTGGCGCAAAAACTGGTTCGGCAGTGAAACCCGTCAACAGCGCTGCGACTTTAAACGTCAGCTGCAAGAACGCGATTATGATGTGGTGATCGATGCGCAAGGCCTGATCAAAAGCGCCGCGCTGGTGACCCGCGTTGCCAAAGGCAGCAAGCACGGGCAAGACTGTAAAAGCGCGCGCGAGCCGTTTGCCAGCTGGTTCTACACCCATCGTCATCACATCGATAAACAACAGCACGCGGTGGAGCGTACCCGCGAGCTGTTCGCCAAAAGCCTCGGCTACACCAAGCCCGACACCGATGGCGACTACGCCATCGCCGCCCGTTTTCTCACTCAGCCGCCGGCGGACGCCGGGCAATATCTGGTGTTCCTGCATGCCACCACCCGCGATGAGAAACACTGGCCGGAAGAAAACTGGCGCGCGCTGATCTCGCTGGTTGCGCCAACCGGGCTGCGCATCAAGCTGCCATGGGGCGCCGAACACGAACACCAGCGCGCACTACGTCTGGCGGAAGGCTTCCCGCATGTCGAGGTACTGCCGAAACTCAGCCTGGAGCAGGTTGCACAGGTGCTGGCCGGCGCCAAAAGCGTGGTGTCGGTGGATACCGGCCTCAGCCACTTGGCCGCCGCCCTCGATCGGCCGAATATTACGCTGTTCGGCCCGACAGATCCTGGATTAATCGGCGGTTATGGGCAGAACCAAATAGCAAAAAAATCGTCAAACAACATGATGAGCACTATTTCAGCGAATGACGTATTTACCCTGCTGCAGGAGCCACAGCCATGA
- the gpmM gene encoding 2,3-bisphosphoglycerate-independent phosphoglycerate mutase, protein MSSNKKPMVLVILDGYGHREKQQDNAILNARTPVMDQLWQRRPHTLIAASGLDVGLPDGQMGNSEVGHVNLGAGRIVYQDLTRLDKAIADGEFYANPVLTAAVDKAAQAGKAVHIMGLLSPGGVHSHEEHILAMVRLAAQRGASAVYLHAFLDGRDTPPRSADASLQRFSAAFEQLGVGRIASVVGRYFAMDRDNRWDRVQLAYDLLTDAKGEFNADNAGAALQAAYARDENDEFVKPTVIQAAGEASAAMQDGDALIFMNFRADRARQIARAFVDADFNGFPRARVVQFADFVMLTEYAADIDAACAYPPTALTNTFGEWLMKHDKTQLRISETEKYAHVTFFYNGGVEQPFTGEDRILINSPQVATYDLQPEMSSAELTEKLLGAIHSGKYDAIICNYPNGDMVGHTGDYDAAVKAVETLDNCIAQIVKAVESVDGQLLITADHGNAEQMRDPQTGQAHTAHTSLPVPLIYVGKPAHAVNGGKLSDIAPTMLALMGMKIPQEMTGKPLFIVE, encoded by the coding sequence ATGTCGAGCAACAAAAAGCCCATGGTGCTGGTGATTCTGGATGGTTACGGCCATCGAGAAAAGCAGCAGGACAATGCCATTCTCAACGCCCGCACGCCAGTGATGGATCAACTGTGGCAACGGCGGCCGCATACGCTGATCGCCGCCTCCGGGCTGGATGTCGGCCTGCCTGACGGCCAGATGGGCAATTCGGAAGTGGGCCACGTCAACCTTGGCGCCGGCCGCATCGTCTACCAGGATCTGACCCGGCTGGACAAAGCGATCGCCGACGGCGAGTTCTACGCCAACCCGGTGCTGACCGCAGCGGTGGATAAAGCGGCGCAGGCCGGCAAAGCGGTGCATATTATGGGATTGCTGTCGCCGGGCGGCGTCCACAGCCATGAAGAGCATATTCTGGCGATGGTGAGGCTGGCCGCACAACGCGGCGCCAGCGCCGTGTACCTGCACGCATTCCTGGACGGCCGCGACACGCCGCCGCGCAGCGCCGACGCCTCCCTGCAGCGTTTTAGCGCGGCGTTCGAGCAGCTGGGCGTCGGCCGCATTGCCTCCGTCGTCGGCCGTTACTTCGCCATGGACCGCGACAACCGCTGGGACCGCGTGCAGCTGGCCTACGACCTGCTGACCGACGCCAAAGGCGAGTTTAACGCCGACAACGCCGGCGCCGCGCTGCAGGCCGCCTACGCCCGCGATGAAAACGACGAGTTCGTCAAACCCACGGTCATTCAGGCCGCCGGCGAAGCCAGCGCCGCCATGCAGGACGGCGATGCGCTGATTTTCATGAACTTCCGCGCCGACCGCGCGCGCCAGATCGCCCGCGCCTTTGTCGACGCCGATTTTAACGGTTTCCCGCGCGCCAGAGTGGTGCAGTTCGCCGATTTTGTGATGCTGACCGAATACGCCGCCGATATCGACGCCGCCTGCGCCTATCCGCCGACAGCGCTGACCAACACCTTCGGCGAATGGCTGATGAAGCACGACAAAACCCAGCTGCGCATCTCCGAAACCGAAAAATACGCCCACGTAACCTTCTTCTATAACGGCGGCGTGGAACAGCCTTTCACCGGTGAAGATCGCATTCTGATTAACTCGCCGCAGGTAGCCACCTACGACCTGCAGCCGGAAATGAGCTCGGCGGAGCTGACCGAGAAACTGCTGGGCGCCATTCACAGCGGGAAATATGACGCCATCATCTGCAATTACCCCAACGGCGATATGGTCGGCCATACCGGCGACTATGACGCCGCGGTCAAGGCGGTGGAAACCCTGGACAACTGCATCGCACAAATTGTCAAAGCGGTGGAAAGCGTCGACGGACAGCTGCTGATCACCGCCGACCACGGCAACGCCGAACAGATGCGCGACCCGCAGACCGGCCAGGCGCACACCGCGCATACCAGCCTGCCGGTGCCATTAATTTACGTCGGCAAACCGGCGCACGCGGTCAACGGCGGCAAGCTTTCCGACATTGCGCCAACCATGTTGGCGCTGATGGGAATGAAAATCCCGCAAGAGATGACTGGTAAGCCGCTGTTCATCGTGGAATAA